One window of Papilio machaon chromosome 18, ilPapMach1.1, whole genome shotgun sequence genomic DNA carries:
- the LOC123721947 gene encoding uncharacterized protein LOC123721947 gives MTQIKQLLRSPKDRDPLDSPGVYEIPCDCGKSYVGETGRNIKSRLSEHIRSMRKLDGNTSAVADHALNSGTSHYIRFDKVKVLARERNFVSRKLREAIEIGRRPNFNRDKGWALPRTWEPVLMNAARHNINSAEDDIVDIISTFCAPGNANNNTNTALVSTSSTTPAHPAPPAPSRRALRAQARSERRAASAK, from the coding sequence ATGACACAGATCAAACAACTTCTGCGATCTCCAAAAGACCGGGATCCCCTAGATAGTCCTGGTGTCTACGAGATCCCGTGCGACTGTGGTAAAAGTTACGTCGGCGAAACGGGGCGCAATATAAAGTCGAGACTCTCTGAGCATATCCGCAGTATGCGTAAATTAGACGGCAACACCTCGGCGGTTGCGGATCACGCACTTAACTCCGGAACCTCGCATTATATTAGGTTCGACAAAGTTAAAGTGCTGGCCCGTGAGAGGAACTTCGTGTCTCGGAAGCTTCGGGAGGCTATTGAAATAGGTCGTCGACCTAATTTCAACAGAGACAAGGGGTGGGCTCTGCCGCGTACATGGGAACCCGTCTTAATGAACGCGGCGCGACACAACATCAACAGTGCTGAAGACGATATTGTGGATATAATCAGTACATTTTGTGCCCCCGGAAACGCTAATAACAACACCAACACTGCTTTGGTATCAACCTCGTCAACGACGCCGGCgcaccccgcgccccccgcccccTCAAGACGCGCCCTAAGAGCGCAGGCGCGCAGTGAGCgtcgggccgcgtccgcgaaataa
- the LOC123721948 gene encoding uncharacterized protein LOC123721948, whose protein sequence is MDGDESPPSSSLFERLMKNEGKSTNTRSCSNTPVTNVLNLSSHEVSAVALKVLSRGLNYAITPNRVPVESIISSVENCLMRNKVPGPEAECLRQDTSAILRKCHSPNQNMTRQEVQALTSLRKNPDILVLPADKGNATVIVDTAEYEQKVTHLVSDTNTYKKVSYDPTSRVTSRLNKILSTLPDIDKKQLRPLNPTPPKIYGLPKIHKPNWPLRPIVSQIDSPTYKSSRHMASILQTVTGRTTSFVRDSNHFIQLLKDVKIQNDEIMVSFDVASLFTNVPVAETINIIRQRLISHNIPTDYMSLIEFCLTSGYFRWRGDFYLQMDGVAMGSPIAPVAANIFMEYFEEEALKHAPFKPRYWWRYVDDVFAIVPRQAVTQLLNHLNDVHPKIHFTTEEENEGTLPFLDVLVKREPSGNLVHTVYRKPTHTDRYLRADSHHHPSQLSSVPRTLISRAIRLCDTQFLQAELTHVRHVLESNGYNWRQSYRIANTTSKPRPQVAERVPVYLPFMRGVTDKIGHLLRRRFSIRTIFRPMTQIKQLLRSPKDRDPLDSPGVYEIPCDCGKSYVGETGRNIKSRLSEHIRSMRKLDGNTSAVADHALNSGTSHYIRFDKVKVLARERNFVSRKLREAIEIGRRPNFNRDKGWALPRTWEPVLMNAARHNINSAEDDIVDIISTFCAPGNANNNTNTALVSTSSTTPAHPAPPAPSRRALRAQARSERRAASAK, encoded by the exons ATGGATGGTGATGAGAGTCCGCCCTCAA GTTCCCTCTTCGAGCGCCTGATGAAAAATGAAGGCAAAAGTACAAATACACGTTCCTGCTCTAATACACCGGTAAcgaatgttttgaatttatcGTCACACGAAGTGTCAGCTGTGGCTTTGAAAGTGCTGTCACGAGGCTTAAACTATGCCATTACTCCAAACAGAGTGCCGGTGGAGTCCATAATTTCAAGCGTCGAAAACTGCCTGATGCGAAACAAGGTGCCCGGACCGGAAGCTGAATGCCTTAGGCAGGACACATCAGCTATTTTACGCAAATGCCATAGTCCGAATCAGAACATGACAAGGCAGGAGGTCCAGGCATTAACGTCTTTACGCAAAAATCCGGATATCCTCGTATTACCGGCTGACAAAGGCAACGCAACTGTTATAGTAGATACGGCGGAGTACGAACAGAAAGTTACACACTTGGTAAGTGACAccaatacatacaaaaaagtaagCTATGATCCAACATCCCGTGTAACTTCTAGGTTAAATAAGATCCTATCCACGCTGCcagatattgataaaaaacagTTGCGGCCACTGAATCCGACACCTCCAAAAATATATGGACTGCCAAAAATCCACAAACCTAACTGGCCCTTACGTCCCATCGTGAGTCAAATAGACTCACCCACTTACAAAAGCTCACGTCACATGGCAAGCATATTACAGACGGTGACCGGCAGAACAACGAGCTTTGTAAGAGACTCAAATCACTTTATTCAATTGTTGAAGGACGTCAAAATCCAAAACGACGAGATAATGGTGAGTTTCGACGTGGCGTCtctatttacaaatgtacCGGTAGCggaaactataaatattataagacaACGCCTTATATCACACAATATACCTACTGATTACATGAGTTTAATAGAGTTCTGCCTTACGAGTGGCTATTTCCGTTGGCGAGGGGATTTTTACCTTCAGATGGATGGAGTGGCGATGGGCTCGCCAATAGCACCAGTTGCGGCTAATATATTTATGGAATACTTCGAGGAGGAGGCGTTGAAGCATGCACCTTTTAAACCCAGATACTGGTGGAGATACGTAGACGACGTGTTCGCTATAGTTCCCAGACAAGCCGTCACTCAACTACTAAACCATTTGAACGACGTACATCCAAAAATCCATTTTACTACGGAGGAGGAAAATGAAGGAACTCTCCCATTTTTGGACGTACTAGTGAAGAGGGAACCTAGTGGTAATCTAGTACACACCGTGTATAGAAAGCCTACACACACGGATCGGTACTTGAGGGCGGACTCTCATCACCATCCATCTCAGCTATCTTCAGTGCCGCGCACGCTTATAAGTCGCGCAATACGTTTATGCGACACTCAATTCCTGCAGGCTGAATTGACGCACGTACGGCACGTATTAGAGAGCAATGGATACAACTGGCGACAGAGTTACCGAATAGCGAACACGACCAGCAAACCACGGCCTCAGGTTGCAGAGCGGGTCCCGGTCTATTTACCATTTATGCGAGGGGTTACGGACAAAATTGGACACCTGTTACGCCGTAGGTTCAGCATCAGGACAATTTTCCGCCCAATGACACAGATCAAACAACTTCTGCGATCTCCAAAAGACCGGGATCCCCTAGATAGTCCTGGTGTCTACGAGATCCCGTGCGACTGTGGTAAAAGTTACGTCGGCGAAACGGGGCGCAATATAAAGTCGAGACTCTCTGAGCATATCCGCAGTATGCGTAAATTAGACGGCAACACCTCGGCGGTTGCGGATCACGCACTTAACTCCGGAACCTCGCATTATATTAGGTTCGACAAAGTTAAAGTGCTGGCCCGTGAGAGGAACTTCGTGTCTCGGAAGCTTCGGGAGGCTATTGAAATAGGTCGTCGACCTAATTTCAACAGAGACAAGGGGTGGGCTCTGCCGCGTACATGGGAACCCGTCTTAATGAACGCGGCGCGACACAACATCAACAGTGCTGAAGACGATATTGTGGATATAATCAGTACATTTTGTGCCCCCGGAAACGCTAATAACAACACCAACACTGCTTTGGTATCAACCTCGTCAACGACGCCGGCGCACCCCGCTCCCCCCGCCCCCTCAAGACGCGCCCTAAGAGCGCAGGCGCGCAGTGAGCgtcgggccgcgtccgcgaaataa